In Streptomyces sclerotialus, one genomic interval encodes:
- a CDS encoding (2Fe-2S)-binding protein, with protein sequence MNRVYVCSCFGITEDQVREHADAGACTPRQIASACKAGTDCGGCVRRIQAVLGRGTCPRRRLADQGAPALEELPQAAEELPGAPEELPEAA encoded by the coding sequence GTGAACCGCGTGTACGTCTGCTCGTGCTTCGGAATCACTGAGGACCAGGTACGCGAGCACGCGGACGCGGGCGCGTGCACACCGCGCCAGATCGCCTCCGCCTGCAAGGCCGGCACCGACTGCGGCGGCTGCGTCCGGCGCATCCAGGCCGTGCTGGGCCGCGGCACCTGCCCCCGCCGGCGGCTGGCCGACCAGGGCGCCCCCGCCCTCGAAGAGCTTCCTCAGGCGGCGGAGGAACTGCCCGGAGCTCCCGAGGAGCTGCCCGAAGCGGCCTAG
- a CDS encoding response regulator has protein sequence MSEPQGVKVMVVDDHPMWRDAVARDLAEAGFEVVATAGDGPQAVRRAQAAAPDVLVLDLNLPGLPGVEVCRELVGGNPRLRVLVLSASGEHADVLEAVKSGATGYLVKSASTDELIEAVRSTAAGDPVFTPGLAGLVLGEYRRLATEPAPATEDEPGAPRLTDRETEVLRLVAKGLSYKQIAERLVISHRTVQNHVQNTLGKLQLHNRVELVRYAIERGLDTP, from the coding sequence ATGAGTGAGCCGCAGGGCGTGAAGGTCATGGTCGTCGACGACCACCCGATGTGGCGGGACGCGGTGGCCAGGGACCTGGCCGAGGCCGGGTTCGAGGTGGTCGCGACCGCCGGGGACGGCCCGCAGGCGGTCCGCAGGGCCCAGGCAGCGGCGCCCGACGTGCTGGTCCTCGACCTCAACCTCCCCGGCCTGCCCGGCGTCGAGGTCTGCCGCGAGCTGGTCGGCGGCAACCCCCGGCTGCGGGTCCTGGTGCTGTCCGCGAGCGGTGAGCACGCGGACGTCCTGGAGGCCGTGAAATCCGGTGCCACGGGCTATCTGGTGAAGTCCGCGAGCACGGACGAGCTGATCGAGGCGGTCCGCTCCACCGCCGCCGGCGACCCGGTGTTCACCCCTGGCCTGGCCGGGCTGGTGCTGGGGGAGTACCGCCGGCTGGCGACCGAGCCGGCCCCGGCCACCGAGGACGAGCCGGGCGCGCCGCGGCTCACCGACCGCGAGACCGAGGTGCTGCGCCTGGTCGCCAAGGGTCTGTCGTACAAGCAGATCGCCGAGCGCCTGGTCATCTCGCACCGCACGGTGCAGAACCACGTCCAGAACACCCTCGGCAAGCTCCAGCTGCACAACAGGGTCGAGCTGGTCCGGTACGCGATAGAGCGCGGCCTGGACACCCCCTGA
- a CDS encoding class II 3-deoxy-7-phosphoheptulonate synthase: MTVNAEIHAGGHTWRDLPAAQQPDWPDQEALRDVIAELESYPPLVFAGECDQLRERLGAVARGEAFLLQGGDCAEAFDAVSAEHIRNKLKTLLQMGAVLTYAGSVPVVKVGRIAGQYSKPRSKPTETRDGVTLPTYRGDSVNGFEFTAEARIPDPQRLKRMYHASAATLNLVRAFTTGGYADLRQVHAWNQDFVKSSPSGQRYEALAREIDRALNFMNACGVDPEEFKTVEFFASHEALVLDYETALTRTDSRTGKLYDVSGHMLWIGERTRQLDHAHIEFASQVRNPIGVKLGPTTTPEDALALIDRLDPDREPGRLTFITRMGADKIRDKLPELVEKVTASGAQVAWITDPMHGNTYEAASGHKTRRFDDVLDEVKGFFEVHKALGTHPGGIHVELTGDDVTECVGGGDEIFVDDLHQRYETACDPRLNRSQSLDLAFLVAEMYRDQ; encoded by the coding sequence GTGACCGTGAACGCTGAAATCCACGCCGGTGGCCACACCTGGCGAGACCTGCCCGCGGCGCAGCAGCCTGACTGGCCGGACCAAGAGGCTCTGCGCGATGTGATCGCGGAGCTCGAGTCCTATCCGCCGCTCGTCTTCGCGGGTGAGTGCGACCAGCTGCGCGAGCGCCTGGGAGCCGTTGCCCGTGGAGAGGCGTTCCTGCTGCAGGGCGGGGACTGCGCCGAGGCGTTCGACGCGGTGTCGGCCGAGCACATCCGCAACAAGCTCAAGACGCTGCTCCAGATGGGCGCCGTCCTCACGTACGCCGGGTCCGTGCCCGTCGTCAAGGTCGGCCGGATCGCCGGCCAGTACAGCAAGCCGCGCTCCAAGCCGACCGAGACCCGCGACGGCGTCACCCTGCCGACCTACCGCGGCGACTCCGTCAACGGCTTCGAGTTCACCGCCGAGGCCCGTATCCCGGACCCGCAGCGGCTGAAGCGGATGTACCACGCCTCCGCCGCCACGCTGAACCTCGTGCGCGCCTTCACCACCGGCGGCTACGCCGACCTGCGGCAGGTGCACGCCTGGAACCAGGACTTCGTGAAGTCCTCGCCCTCGGGTCAGCGCTACGAGGCGCTGGCGCGCGAGATCGACCGGGCGCTGAACTTCATGAACGCCTGCGGGGTGGACCCGGAGGAGTTCAAGACCGTCGAGTTCTTCGCCTCGCACGAGGCGCTGGTGCTGGACTACGAGACGGCGCTGACCCGTACGGACTCGCGTACCGGCAAGCTGTACGACGTCTCCGGCCACATGCTGTGGATCGGTGAGCGCACCCGGCAGCTGGATCACGCGCACATCGAGTTCGCCTCGCAGGTGCGCAACCCGATCGGCGTGAAGCTCGGCCCGACGACCACGCCCGAGGACGCCCTCGCGCTGATCGACCGGCTGGACCCGGACCGCGAGCCGGGCCGGCTGACCTTCATCACCCGCATGGGCGCGGACAAGATCCGCGACAAGCTGCCCGAGCTGGTGGAGAAGGTCACGGCTTCGGGTGCGCAGGTGGCGTGGATCACCGACCCGATGCACGGCAACACCTACGAGGCGGCCTCCGGGCACAAGACGCGCCGCTTCGACGACGTGCTGGACGAGGTCAAGGGCTTCTTCGAGGTCCACAAGGCGCTCGGCACGCACCCGGGCGGCATCCACGTCGAGCTCACCGGTGACGACGTCACGGAGTGCGTCGGCGGCGGCGACGAGATCTTCGTCGACGACCTGCACCAGCGGTACGAGACGGCCTGCGACCCCCGTCTGAACCGCAGCCAGTCGCTGGACCTGGCATTCCTGGTCGCGGAGATGTACCGGGATCAGTAG
- the macS gene encoding MacS family sensor histidine kinase: protein MSVELPLWRALTGYRILTLVYAVAIFSLNYREYAHPLGGAAYMAALTAWMVLTWRWTTSAERCTRRFLFGDLAFAVAGILLTPIVDTHARIAGGAPTLPSIWTAGAALGFAIKGGWRWAAGASSVVAVANLVERQEFARDTVHNVLLVWVASVAIGYVVEVARASERTLARALQIEAATRERERLARDIHDSVLQVLAMVQRRGAALGGEAAELGRMAGEQEVALRTLVSSGLVPAQRPVPSPGAADAAYEDGAADGPSYGDNCVPEGQEGLADEPCDVRALLAPHAGAGVTFSEPGAPVLLPAARAAELAAAVSAALDNVRVHAGAGAHAWILVEDEPEAVIVTVRDDGPGIPEGRLADAEREGRLGVALSIRGRLRDLGGSAEWVSVPGQGTEVELTVPKGGTPEGGRRGEAGV, encoded by the coding sequence ATGTCCGTCGAACTCCCGCTGTGGCGGGCGCTGACGGGGTACCGCATCCTCACCCTGGTGTACGCCGTGGCGATCTTCTCGCTCAACTACCGCGAGTACGCGCACCCATTGGGCGGCGCGGCCTACATGGCGGCGCTCACCGCATGGATGGTGCTGACCTGGCGCTGGACCACGTCGGCCGAGCGCTGCACCCGCCGCTTCCTCTTCGGTGACCTCGCCTTCGCGGTCGCCGGCATCCTGCTCACCCCGATCGTCGACACCCACGCGCGGATCGCGGGCGGCGCGCCCACGCTGCCGTCGATATGGACGGCCGGCGCGGCCCTCGGCTTCGCGATCAAGGGCGGCTGGCGCTGGGCGGCGGGCGCCTCCTCGGTGGTGGCGGTCGCCAACCTCGTGGAGCGCCAGGAGTTCGCCCGGGACACCGTCCACAACGTGCTGCTGGTGTGGGTGGCGAGCGTGGCGATCGGCTACGTCGTCGAGGTGGCCAGGGCCAGTGAGCGCACCCTGGCGCGCGCCCTCCAGATCGAGGCGGCCACCCGCGAACGCGAGCGGCTGGCCCGCGACATCCACGACAGCGTGCTCCAGGTGCTGGCGATGGTGCAGCGGCGCGGTGCCGCCCTCGGCGGCGAGGCGGCGGAGCTGGGCCGGATGGCGGGCGAACAGGAGGTCGCGCTGCGCACGTTGGTCTCCAGCGGCCTGGTGCCCGCGCAGCGGCCCGTGCCCTCCCCAGGAGCGGCGGACGCGGCGTACGAGGACGGCGCGGCGGACGGACCCTCGTACGGGGACAACTGCGTCCCCGAGGGGCAGGAGGGGCTCGCCGACGAGCCGTGCGACGTACGGGCGCTGCTCGCGCCGCACGCGGGCGCCGGGGTCACCTTCTCCGAGCCGGGCGCCCCGGTGCTGCTCCCGGCGGCGCGGGCGGCGGAGCTGGCGGCGGCTGTCAGTGCCGCGTTGGACAATGTGCGGGTGCACGCGGGAGCCGGGGCCCATGCGTGGATTTTGGTCGAGGACGAGCCGGAGGCGGTGATCGTGACGGTGCGGGACGACGGCCCGGGCATCCCCGAGGGCCGGCTCGCCGACGCGGAGCGGGAGGGCCGGCTCGGGGTCGCGCTGTCCATCCGCGGGCGGCTGCGGGACCTCGGCGGCAGCGCCGAGTGGGTCTCGGTCCCGGGCCAGGGCACGGAAGTGGAGCTGACGGTGCCCAAGGGCGGTACGCCCGAGGGCGGACGACGGGGTGAGGCAGGCGTATGA
- a CDS encoding anthranilate synthase family protein, which produces MDLAELLADDRPFALLRRRTPGRDHDTVEVLIGPVTTYDRLADLPEGLALVPFRQIRERGFDVRDDGTPLAALTPEERYELPLADALAQLPDHAVTVTDGTFDVTDEEYAGIVGRVLDAEIGQGEGANFVIRRTFRGEIPDFRRADALALFRRLLATERGAYWTFVVHTGERTLVGASPEVHVRMSGGTVVMNPISGTYRYPAGGPTADGLLGFLADGKEIEELSMVVDEELKMMCTVGDKGGVVIGPRLKEMAHLAHTEYELRGRSTLDVREVLKETMFAATVTGSPVQNACRVIERYEPGGRGYYAGALALIGRDAGGAQTLDSPILIRTADIDAGGQLRVAVGATLVRGSDPAGEVAETHAKAAGVLTALGVREAPARSTAAAPPRLAEDPRVRAALDARRADLAPFWLRMQTTAPTAALDGHALVIDAEDTFTAMLAHLLRTSGLEVTVRRYDEPGLRETALAHEGPVVLGPGPGNPSDAADPKMRALRGLAAELLREHKHGLLGVCLGHELIAAVLGLEIVRKDVPFQGAQERIDFFGREETVGFYNTFTARCDEATVEELAMHRVELSRDAVSGDVHALRGPGFAGVQFHPESVLSLDGSAITSQLLAAVLV; this is translated from the coding sequence ATGGACCTTGCCGAGCTGCTCGCCGACGACCGGCCCTTCGCGCTGCTGCGCCGCCGCACCCCCGGCCGCGACCACGACACGGTCGAGGTGCTCATCGGCCCGGTCACCACGTACGACCGGCTCGCGGACCTCCCCGAGGGCCTGGCCCTGGTGCCGTTCCGGCAGATCCGGGAGCGTGGTTTCGACGTACGCGACGACGGCACGCCGCTGGCGGCGCTGACGCCCGAGGAGCGGTACGAGCTGCCGCTCGCCGACGCGCTGGCGCAGCTCCCGGACCACGCGGTGACGGTCACGGACGGCACCTTCGACGTCACGGACGAGGAGTACGCCGGGATCGTCGGGCGGGTGCTGGACGCGGAGATCGGCCAGGGTGAGGGCGCGAACTTCGTCATCCGGCGGACGTTCCGGGGCGAGATCCCGGACTTCCGACGGGCCGACGCGCTGGCCCTGTTCCGGCGGCTGCTGGCCACGGAGCGCGGCGCGTACTGGACCTTCGTGGTGCACACCGGCGAGCGCACCCTGGTCGGCGCGAGCCCCGAGGTGCACGTCCGGATGAGCGGCGGCACGGTGGTCATGAATCCGATCAGCGGCACCTACCGCTACCCGGCCGGCGGCCCCACCGCCGACGGCCTGCTGGGCTTCCTCGCCGACGGCAAGGAGATCGAGGAGCTGTCGATGGTCGTCGACGAAGAGCTCAAGATGATGTGCACGGTCGGCGACAAGGGCGGCGTCGTGATCGGCCCGCGCCTGAAGGAGATGGCGCACCTCGCGCACACCGAGTACGAGCTGCGCGGCCGCTCCACCCTGGACGTCCGCGAGGTGCTCAAGGAGACCATGTTCGCGGCCACCGTCACCGGTTCGCCCGTCCAGAACGCGTGCCGGGTCATCGAGCGGTACGAGCCCGGCGGGCGCGGCTACTACGCGGGCGCGCTGGCGCTGATCGGCCGGGACGCGGGCGGTGCCCAGACGCTGGACTCGCCGATCCTGATCCGTACCGCGGACATCGACGCGGGCGGGCAGCTGCGGGTGGCGGTCGGGGCGACGCTGGTGCGCGGCTCGGACCCGGCGGGCGAGGTGGCCGAGACGCACGCCAAGGCCGCCGGGGTGCTCACCGCGCTGGGAGTACGGGAGGCACCGGCCCGGAGCACCGCCGCCGCGCCGCCGCGGCTGGCCGAGGACCCGCGGGTGCGGGCCGCGCTGGACGCGCGCCGGGCGGACCTCGCGCCGTTCTGGCTGCGGATGCAGACCACCGCGCCGACCGCGGCACTGGACGGGCACGCGCTGGTGATCGACGCCGAGGACACCTTCACCGCGATGCTGGCGCACCTGCTGCGCACCTCGGGGCTGGAGGTGACCGTACGGCGGTACGACGAGCCGGGGCTGCGGGAGACGGCGCTCGCGCACGAGGGGCCGGTCGTGCTGGGTCCGGGGCCCGGCAACCCCTCCGACGCGGCCGACCCGAAGATGCGGGCGCTGCGGGGACTGGCGGCCGAGTTGCTCCGCGAGCACAAGCACGGCCTGCTCGGGGTGTGCCTGGGCCACGAGCTGATCGCGGCGGTGCTCGGGCTGGAGATCGTCCGGAAGGACGTGCCGTTCCAGGGGGCGCAGGAGCGGATCGACTTCTTCGGGCGCGAGGAGACGGTCGGCTTCTACAACACCTTCACCGCCCGCTGCGACGAGGCGACCGTCGAGGAGCTGGCCATGCACCGCGTGGAGCTGAGCCGGGACGCGGTGAGCGGGGACGTGCACGCGCTGCGCGGGCCCGGTTTCGCGGGGGTGCAGTTCCATCCCGAGTCGGTGCTGAGCCTGGACGGCTCGGCGATCACCTCTCAGCTGCTGGCGGCCGTTCTGGTGTGA
- a CDS encoding alpha/beta hydrolase, with translation MPLLPGAEPFRHEGGQVGVLVCHGFTGSPQSVRPWAEYLAARGLTVSLPLLPGHGTRWQDLQVTTWQDWYAEVDRELRALTARCDQVFVCGLSMGGALSLRLAARHGDAISGLVVVNPANKVHDAAAPLLPVLRHLVRSTKGLTSDICQANAMETGYDRVPLHAAHSVRQFFRLVDAELPQVTQPLLVMTSPQDHVVPPADSERIMSRVSSKDLRQKLLERSYHVATLDHDAEQIFEDTYDFIARLAPAVKGEGTTTSGRA, from the coding sequence GTGCCGCTCCTTCCCGGGGCCGAGCCGTTCCGCCATGAAGGCGGTCAGGTCGGCGTCCTCGTCTGCCACGGCTTCACCGGCTCCCCGCAGTCCGTACGCCCCTGGGCCGAGTACCTCGCGGCCCGCGGGCTGACCGTCTCGCTGCCGCTGCTGCCGGGGCACGGCACCCGCTGGCAGGACCTCCAGGTCACCACCTGGCAGGACTGGTACGCCGAGGTCGACCGCGAGCTGCGCGCCCTGACCGCCCGCTGCGACCAGGTCTTCGTCTGCGGCCTGTCCATGGGCGGCGCGCTGTCGCTGCGGCTGGCCGCCCGGCACGGCGACGCGATCAGCGGCCTGGTCGTGGTGAACCCGGCGAACAAGGTGCACGACGCGGCGGCCCCGCTGCTGCCGGTGCTGCGCCACCTCGTCCGCTCGACCAAGGGCCTGACCAGCGACATCTGCCAGGCAAACGCGATGGAGACCGGCTACGACCGGGTCCCGCTGCACGCCGCGCACTCCGTACGGCAGTTCTTCCGCCTGGTGGACGCCGAGCTGCCGCAGGTCACCCAGCCGCTGCTGGTGATGACCAGCCCTCAGGACCACGTCGTGCCGCCGGCCGACTCCGAACGCATCATGAGCCGGGTCTCGTCCAAGGACCTGCGGCAGAAGCTGCTGGAGCGCAGCTACCACGTCGCGACCCTGGACCACGACGCGGAGCAGATCTTCGAGGACACCTACGACTTCATCGCCCGCCTCGCACCGGCCGTGAAGGGGGAGGGGACGACCACCAGTGGGCGAGCGTGA
- a CDS encoding 2-hydroxyacid dehydrogenase → MEILAFGVQADERPLLERAFEGRHQIRSLDVFLNRDTAPIAHGYEIISSGVNADLNACVLQELAAGGTKMIAQRSTGYNNIDLRAAADLGMTVGRVSAYSPYSVAEFAWGLAIAVNRRIVRAAGRTRGFDFRLDGLMGRDLRGRTAGVLGTGKIGEAFTRIAHGFGMRLLGWDIAENPACTELGMTYVERDRLFAESDLVSLHVPLVESTRHIVDAAALAAMKDDAILVNSSRGGLVDTAALVATLKEGRLRGVGLDVYEEEAGLFFLDKSLEVVQDDTLARLITFGNVLVTSHQAYFTEDAVGQIVDTTLANVEDYLAGRAGENLLVTPERPPAAER, encoded by the coding sequence GTGGAAATCCTGGCATTCGGCGTGCAGGCCGACGAGCGTCCGCTGCTGGAGCGGGCCTTCGAAGGCCGGCACCAGATCCGCAGCCTCGACGTCTTCCTCAACCGCGACACGGCCCCCATCGCGCACGGGTACGAGATCATCAGCTCCGGCGTCAACGCCGATCTGAACGCCTGCGTCCTGCAGGAGCTGGCGGCCGGCGGGACGAAGATGATCGCCCAGCGCTCGACCGGCTACAACAACATCGACCTGCGGGCCGCCGCCGACCTGGGCATGACCGTCGGCCGGGTCTCGGCGTACTCGCCGTACTCGGTCGCCGAATTCGCCTGGGGCCTGGCGATCGCGGTCAACCGGCGGATCGTGCGCGCCGCGGGCCGCACCCGCGGCTTCGACTTCCGTCTCGACGGCCTGATGGGCCGGGACCTGCGCGGGCGCACCGCCGGCGTCCTCGGCACCGGGAAGATCGGCGAGGCCTTCACCCGGATCGCCCACGGCTTCGGGATGCGCCTGCTCGGCTGGGACATCGCCGAGAACCCGGCCTGTACGGAGCTGGGCATGACCTACGTCGAGCGGGACCGGCTCTTCGCCGAGTCCGACCTGGTCTCGCTGCACGTACCGCTGGTGGAGAGCACCCGGCACATCGTCGACGCGGCGGCGCTCGCCGCCATGAAGGACGACGCGATCCTGGTCAACTCCAGCCGCGGCGGCCTGGTGGACACCGCGGCTCTCGTCGCGACCCTCAAGGAGGGCCGGCTGCGCGGCGTGGGCCTGGACGTCTACGAGGAGGAGGCCGGCCTCTTCTTCCTGGACAAGTCGCTCGAAGTGGTCCAGGACGACACCCTCGCCCGCCTGATCACCTTCGGGAACGTGCTGGTCACCTCGCACCAGGCGTACTTCACCGAGGACGCGGTCGGCCAGATCGTCGACACCACGCTCGCCAATGTCGAGGACTACCTGGCCGGCCGCGCCGGCGAGAACCTGCTCGTCACACCAGAACGGCCGCCAGCAGCTGAGAGGTGA
- a CDS encoding trp operon leader peptide — MFAQTTMDWWWTAHPAAH, encoded by the coding sequence ATGTTCGCGCAGACAACCATGGACTGGTGGTGGACCGCTCATCCGGCGGCCCACTGA
- a CDS encoding 6-phosphofructokinase gives MRVGVLTGGGDCPGLNAVIRAVVRKGTQEYEYGFVGFRDGWRGPLEGDTVPLDIPAVRGILPRGGTILGSSRTNPFKHEEGVRRIRENLAKNEVDALVAIGGEDTLGVAARLSDEHGVPCVGVPKTIDNDLSATDYTFGFDTAVGVATEAIDRLHTTAESHMRVLVVEVMGRHAGWIALHSGLAGGANVILIPEQRFDVEQVCDWVESRFKVRYAPIVVVAEGAMPKDGQMVLKDDSTDSFGHVRLSGVGEWLAKEIERRTGKEARTTVLGHTQRGGTPSAFDRWLATRFGLHAIDAVRDGDFGKMVALRGTDIVRVPLAEATAKLKTVDPKLYSEAGVFFG, from the coding sequence ATGCGGGTCGGAGTGCTTACCGGTGGCGGCGACTGCCCCGGTCTGAACGCGGTCATCCGGGCGGTGGTCCGCAAGGGCACCCAGGAGTACGAGTACGGCTTCGTGGGCTTCCGGGACGGCTGGCGGGGGCCGCTGGAGGGCGACACGGTACCGCTGGACATCCCGGCGGTCCGCGGCATCCTGCCCCGCGGCGGCACGATCCTGGGGTCCTCGCGCACCAACCCCTTCAAGCACGAGGAGGGCGTCCGGCGGATCCGGGAGAACCTCGCCAAGAACGAGGTCGACGCGCTGGTCGCCATCGGGGGCGAGGACACCCTCGGCGTCGCGGCGCGCCTGTCGGACGAGCACGGCGTCCCCTGCGTCGGCGTCCCCAAGACCATCGACAACGACCTCTCGGCCACCGACTACACCTTCGGCTTCGACACCGCCGTCGGCGTGGCCACCGAGGCGATCGACCGGCTGCACACCACCGCCGAGTCGCACATGCGGGTCCTCGTCGTGGAGGTCATGGGCCGGCACGCGGGCTGGATCGCGCTCCACTCCGGCCTGGCGGGCGGCGCCAACGTGATCCTCATCCCCGAGCAGCGGTTCGACGTCGAGCAGGTCTGCGACTGGGTCGAGTCCCGTTTCAAGGTCCGCTACGCGCCCATCGTGGTCGTCGCCGAGGGTGCCATGCCCAAGGACGGCCAGATGGTGCTGAAGGACGACTCCACCGACTCCTTCGGGCACGTCCGGCTCTCGGGCGTGGGGGAGTGGCTGGCCAAGGAGATCGAGCGGCGCACGGGCAAGGAGGCGCGGACGACCGTACTGGGCCACACCCAGCGCGGCGGCACGCCCAGCGCCTTCGACCGCTGGCTGGCCACCCGCTTCGGGCTGCACGCCATCGACGCCGTGCGCGACGGCGACTTCGGGAAGATGGTCGCGCTGCGCGGCACGGACATCGTCCGGGTGCCGCTCGCCGAGGCCACCGCGAAGCTGAAGACGGTGGACCCGAAGCTGTACTCCGAGGCCGGGGTCTTCTTCGGCTAG
- the bfr gene encoding bacterioferritin has protein sequence MQGDPEVIEFLNEQLTAELTAINQYFLHAKLQDHKGWTKLAKYTRAESFDEMRHAEVLTDRILLLDGLPNYQRLFHVRVGQTVTEMFEADRQIEVEAIDRLRRGIEVMRNKSDITSANVFEAILADEEHHIDYLDTQLELIEKLGESLYLSTVIEQTQPDASGPGSV, from the coding sequence ATGCAGGGAGATCCCGAGGTCATCGAGTTCCTGAACGAGCAGCTGACCGCCGAGCTGACCGCGATCAACCAGTACTTCCTGCACGCCAAGTTGCAGGACCACAAGGGCTGGACCAAGCTCGCCAAGTACACGCGCGCGGAGTCCTTCGACGAGATGCGGCACGCGGAGGTGCTCACCGACCGCATCCTGCTCCTGGACGGCCTGCCCAACTACCAGCGGCTCTTCCACGTCCGCGTCGGGCAGACGGTGACCGAGATGTTCGAGGCCGACCGGCAGATCGAGGTCGAGGCGATCGACCGGCTGCGGCGTGGCATCGAGGTGATGCGGAACAAGAGCGACATCACGTCCGCCAACGTCTTCGAGGCGATCCTCGCCGACGAGGAGCACCACATCGACTACCTGGACACCCAGCTGGAGCTGATCGAGAAGCTCGGCGAGTCGCTGTACCTGTCCACGGTGATCGAGCAGACCCAGCCGGACGCCTCGGGGCCGGGCTCCGTCTAG
- a CDS encoding endonuclease/exonuclease/phosphatase family protein produces MAERPETAAGFPQSATESDGSAVVRVLSYNIRSMRDDRAALARVIRACAPDVALIQEAPRFFRWRKAAAALARESELVYATGGATACGPMILTSLRAHVERAEDITLPKTPGLHRRGFATAVLRIGGARLGVLSAHLSLSAAERYEQAGLLLERLALLDAPHAVAGGDLNDRPKGRSFRRLAGSLTDAWQAAPWGGEYTSTPHDPHQRIDGVFTTSGVEVLACGVPIDLPGVREADLLAATDHLPVLAALRVPAEIAP; encoded by the coding sequence GTGGCCGAGCGCCCGGAGACCGCCGCCGGGTTCCCGCAGTCCGCGACCGAGTCCGACGGCTCCGCCGTCGTCCGGGTGCTCAGCTACAACATCCGCTCGATGCGTGACGACCGGGCGGCGCTGGCCAGGGTGATCCGGGCCTGCGCCCCCGACGTCGCGCTCATCCAGGAGGCGCCGCGCTTCTTCCGCTGGCGGAAGGCCGCGGCGGCCCTGGCCCGGGAGTCGGAGCTGGTGTACGCCACGGGCGGCGCGACCGCCTGCGGGCCGATGATCCTCACCTCGCTCCGCGCCCACGTGGAGCGCGCCGAGGACATCACCCTCCCGAAGACCCCCGGCCTGCACCGGCGCGGCTTCGCGACCGCGGTGCTGCGCATCGGGGGAGCCAGGCTCGGGGTGCTCAGCGCGCACCTGAGCCTGAGCGCGGCGGAGCGGTACGAGCAGGCGGGGCTGCTCCTGGAGCGGCTCGCGCTGCTGGACGCGCCGCACGCGGTGGCCGGCGGCGACCTCAACGACCGGCCCAAGGGCCGCAGCTTCCGGCGGCTGGCCGGGTCCCTGACGGATGCCTGGCAGGCCGCGCCGTGGGGCGGGGAGTACACCTCCACCCCGCACGATCCGCATCAGCGCATCGACGGCGTGTTCACCACCTCCGGCGTGGAGGTGCTGGCGTGCGGCGTGCCGATCGACCTCCCGGGCGTACGGGAGGCGGACCTGCTGGCGGCCACGGACCACCTGCCGGTACTGGCGGCGCTACGGGTACCGGCTGAGATCGCCCCGTAG
- a CDS encoding lysophospholipid acyltransferase family protein, giving the protein MKFSVGNSLKLAFRPWVEGLENIPAEGPAILASNHLSFSDSFFLPAVLDRKVTFIAKAEYFTSPGVKGKLTAAFFKGVGQLPVDRSGGRGAGEAAIKSGIEVLERGELFGIYPEGTRSPDGRLYRGKPGGLARVTLATGAPVIPVAMIDTEKVQPPGKIVPKMIRPGIRIGKPLDFSRYHGMEGDRFILRSVTDEVMYEIMKLSGQEYVDIYATAAKRQLAEAAKKQAEAEKAARKSGPGAR; this is encoded by the coding sequence ATGAAGTTTTCCGTCGGCAACTCGCTGAAGCTGGCGTTCCGCCCCTGGGTCGAGGGCCTGGAGAACATCCCTGCCGAGGGGCCGGCGATCCTGGCCAGCAACCACCTGTCGTTCTCGGACTCCTTCTTCCTGCCCGCGGTGCTCGACCGGAAGGTCACGTTCATCGCCAAGGCCGAGTACTTCACCTCGCCCGGCGTCAAGGGCAAGCTGACGGCCGCGTTCTTCAAGGGCGTCGGCCAGCTGCCGGTGGACCGTTCCGGCGGCCGCGGTGCCGGCGAGGCGGCGATCAAGAGCGGTATCGAGGTGCTGGAGCGCGGCGAGCTGTTCGGGATCTACCCCGAGGGCACCCGCTCGCCCGACGGCCGGCTCTACCGGGGCAAGCCCGGCGGCCTGGCCCGGGTGACGCTGGCCACCGGCGCGCCGGTCATTCCCGTCGCGATGATCGACACGGAGAAGGTGCAGCCGCCCGGCAAGATCGTGCCGAAGATGATCCGGCCCGGCATCCGCATCGGGAAGCCGCTGGACTTCAGCCGGTACCACGGCATGGAGGGCGACCGCTTCATCCTGCGGTCGGTCACCGACGAGGTCATGTACGAGATCATGAAGCTGTCGGGCCAGGAGTACGTCGACATCTACGCGACCGCGGCCAAGCGGCAGCTCGCCGAGGCCGCCAAGAAGCAGGCCGAGGCGGAGAAGGCGGCGCGGAAGTCCGGGCCCGGCGCTCGGTAG